The following proteins come from a genomic window of Marinilabiliales bacterium:
- the tsaB gene encoding tRNA (adenosine(37)-N6)-threonylcarbamoyltransferase complex dimerization subunit type 1 TsaB — MEKRLVLNIETSTNVCSASLSAGKEIIAARESHTGRSHASLLTVFIDELMRESDTGYGDLAAVAVSMGPGSYTGLRIGVSAAKGICYGAGVPLLAVDTLRLMAMMAIKGWQSGNDTGPTTTVTNGRKTEAATSRKTDNATGNDTGPTIDNATGRDTVLLCPMIDARRMEVYTALYDAYGRQVAPTGAHIIDREWFDTLPGGSRVLFFGNGADKCNHLANGENLVYIDGIYPSAGLMPPLSDEALNEGRIEDTAYFEPYYLKDFIATTPRNRLL; from the coding sequence ATGGAAAAGAGACTTGTTCTTAACATTGAAACTTCAACCAACGTTTGTTCTGCATCCTTATCGGCAGGCAAAGAAATTATTGCAGCCAGGGAAAGTCATACCGGCAGGTCACATGCCTCGCTGCTCACGGTTTTCATTGACGAGCTGATGAGAGAGTCGGATACCGGTTATGGTGATCTTGCAGCGGTGGCGGTGAGCATGGGGCCGGGATCATACACGGGACTCCGGATCGGGGTCTCGGCAGCAAAGGGGATATGCTACGGCGCCGGGGTGCCGCTGCTGGCGGTCGACACACTTAGGCTGATGGCCATGATGGCCATCAAAGGATGGCAGTCAGGAAACGACACCGGCCCCACGACCACTGTCACCAACGGCCGCAAAACAGAAGCCGCCACCAGCCGTAAAACTGACAACGCCACCGGAAACGACACCGGCCCCACAATTGACAACGCCACCGGCCGCGACACCGTGCTGCTCTGCCCCATGATCGATGCCCGCCGTATGGAGGTATATACGGCTCTCTACGATGCCTATGGCAGACAGGTTGCCCCGACAGGCGCACACATTATCGACAGGGAATGGTTTGACACCTTGCCTGGAGGAAGCAGGGTGCTCTTTTTCGGCAATGGCGCAGATAAATGCAACCACCTGGCCAACGGCGAAAACCTTGTATATATCGACGGGATATACCCGTCGGCCGGACTTATGCCGCCCCTGTCGGACGAGGCCCTCAATGAGGGCAGGATCGAAGATACCGCATATTTTGAACCCTACTACCTTAAGGATTTCATTGCAACCACTCCCCGGAACAGGCTCCTCTGA
- a CDS encoding DUF3108 domain-containing protein: protein MYIRILILVIPAILVCNASRGQTSGSDPVYMAGESLRYQIYYGPVTGGEVTMTLTPAKFGEREVLHAVALGYTTGLANRIFRIYDIYESYMDPATGLPVKSIRNISEGSYRFYNEVLYDRDSNTVYTLMSGRNEAPPGVMDMVSAIYKLRDTMSVAALSPGDVLEMNTWFSDRLYPVYIRYSGPETVRTRMGQFDALKFFPVSEPGRVFKGDDDITVWFSDDGNFVPLRVRLNMLVGAVRMDLIEAEGLRRELQPMK from the coding sequence ATGTATATCAGGATATTAATACTGGTAATTCCGGCAATCCTTGTCTGCAATGCCAGCAGGGGACAGACCAGCGGCAGTGACCCCGTGTACATGGCCGGTGAGAGTCTGAGATACCAGATCTATTACGGGCCGGTAACGGGGGGCGAGGTAACAATGACCCTTACGCCTGCCAAATTCGGGGAAAGGGAGGTGTTGCATGCGGTGGCACTGGGCTATACGACCGGACTGGCAAACAGGATATTCAGGATATACGACATCTACGAAAGCTATATGGACCCGGCAACCGGACTCCCGGTCAAATCAATAAGAAATATAAGCGAGGGGAGCTACAGGTTCTATAACGAGGTGCTTTACGACAGGGACAGCAACACGGTGTACACCCTCATGTCGGGCAGGAACGAGGCGCCACCGGGGGTGATGGACATGGTATCGGCCATATACAAACTGAGGGATACGATGAGCGTTGCTGCCCTCAGTCCGGGCGACGTGCTGGAGATGAACACCTGGTTCAGCGACAGGCTTTACCCCGTCTACATCAGGTACTCGGGGCCAGAGACGGTGAGGACCAGGATGGGACAGTTCGATGCACTGAAATTTTTCCCCGTCTCGGAGCCGGGAAGGGTGTTCAAGGGTGATGATGATATAACGGTGTGGTTCTCTGACGACGGGAACTTTGTGCCGCTCAGGGTAAGGCTCAACATGCTGGTGGGCGCCGTACGGATGGACCTTATAGAGGCGGAGGGGCTGCGCAGGGAGCTGCAGCCCATGAAGTGA
- the efp gene encoding elongation factor P, which produces MADTSDFKNGLCIEYNNDLYTIVQFQHVKPGKGPAFVRTKMKSLTTGKVLDNTFSAGVKINIARVERRPYQFLYSDDLGFHFMHRDTFEQLMLEPQLIESPELLLEGQQVEIVYHADTETPLSCDMPPFVVMEVTYTEPGVRGDTSSTSSMKPATIQTGATINVPLFINTGDKIKVDTRTKTYAERVKE; this is translated from the coding sequence ATGGCAGATACCAGTGATTTTAAAAACGGGTTGTGCATTGAGTACAACAACGACCTTTATACCATCGTGCAGTTTCAGCACGTAAAGCCCGGCAAGGGTCCGGCTTTTGTGAGGACAAAGATGAAAAGCCTTACCACCGGCAAGGTGCTTGACAATACATTCTCAGCCGGTGTAAAGATCAATATTGCAAGGGTAGAGAGGCGTCCGTACCAGTTCCTTTACAGTGACGACCTGGGCTTCCACTTCATGCACCGCGACACCTTTGAACAGCTTATGCTGGAACCCCAACTGATAGAGAGTCCGGAGCTGCTGCTGGAGGGACAGCAGGTGGAGATAGTATACCATGCCGATACCGAAACGCCGCTGAGCTGCGACATGCCGCCCTTTGTGGTGATGGAAGTTACCTATACCGAACCGGGCGTGAGGGGCGACACCTCATCGACAAGCTCGATGAAGCCGGCAACGATACAGACGGGAGCAACCATAAACGTACCGTTGTTCATCAATACGGGGGATAAGATAAAGGTGGATACGCGGACCAAAACTTATGCCGAAAGGGTGAAGGAGTAA
- a CDS encoding serine/threonine-protein phosphatase, producing MSEVPGNSRLQVTRFKLNTLLDITKAINEHQSQESLVSRYEAILRKELGIGKIVIYKLAGKWECILSSGVDLEQVEKIDAAKHLVQFEDITFISVENDQVLQPFDIIIPVVSNNEHLAMVLIGDIDEESEGVSPVIKHLHFIQTLSNIIVVAIENIRLNEDNIRQAAIKKELELASKLQEMLIPDPEKLPSYDAFKVSAFYHPHMDVGGDYYDIIELGEGEFGFCICDVSGKGISAAIIMSNFQANLRALFTSEIPLEILVEKLNDRVNESTKGERFLTMFIGKYNTLTKELIYVNAGHNAPLLYNIAAGTLSTLDSNTVGIGMLDEMPPIRPQQMKIDNKLKLFCYTDGLVEVMLDGNLVEAGTEHIETFLTNNRSLADNIIEIVKDNGVLQGNASIFDDITILGFEFT from the coding sequence ATGTCTGAAGTACCGGGCAATAGCAGGCTACAGGTTACCAGGTTCAAGCTGAACACGCTGCTTGACATAACCAAGGCGATAAACGAGCACCAGTCGCAGGAAAGTCTTGTTAGCCGGTATGAGGCTATCCTGAGAAAAGAGCTGGGGATTGGCAAGATCGTGATCTACAAGCTGGCCGGCAAATGGGAATGCATCCTCAGCTCGGGTGTTGACCTCGAACAGGTCGAAAAAATTGATGCGGCAAAGCACCTGGTCCAATTTGAGGATATCACCTTCATTTCGGTCGAGAATGACCAGGTGCTGCAGCCTTTCGACATTATCATTCCGGTTGTGAGCAACAACGAACACCTCGCCATGGTGCTCATAGGCGACATAGACGAGGAGAGCGAGGGTGTGAGCCCGGTGATCAAGCACCTTCACTTTATCCAGACCCTTTCCAACATTATCGTGGTTGCGATAGAAAACATCAGGCTCAACGAGGATAACATCAGGCAGGCAGCCATTAAGAAGGAGCTGGAGCTGGCATCCAAGCTGCAGGAGATGCTGATACCCGACCCGGAGAAACTGCCCTCATACGATGCATTCAAGGTGTCGGCTTTCTACCATCCGCACATGGATGTTGGGGGCGATTACTACGACATTATTGAGCTGGGTGAAGGCGAGTTTGGCTTCTGCATATGTGACGTGTCGGGAAAGGGTATTTCTGCCGCGATCATAATGAGCAATTTCCAGGCCAACCTGCGCGCCCTGTTCACCAGTGAGATACCCCTGGAGATCCTGGTGGAAAAGCTTAATGACAGGGTGAACGAAAGCACCAAGGGGGAAAGGTTCCTCACAATGTTCATCGGCAAATACAACACGCTGACAAAAGAGCTGATCTATGTGAATGCAGGTCATAACGCACCGCTTCTATACAACATTGCTGCGGGCACACTCTCAACGCTCGACAGCAACACGGTGGGAATAGGCATGCTTGACGAGATGCCTCCCATCAGGCCGCAGCAGATGAAGATTGACAACAAGCTGAAGCTGTTCTGCTATACAGACGGACTTGTGGAGGTGATGCTCGACGGCAACCTCGTGGAGGCGGGCACCGAACATATTGAGACCTTCCTTACCAACAACCGGTCCCTTGCCGACAACATCATAGAGATCGTGAAGGATAACGGTGTGCTGCAGGGAAATGCCTCAATCTTTGACGACATAACAATCCTTGGGTTCGAATTTACCTGA
- a CDS encoding tyrosine--tRNA ligase — translation MDFTEELKWRGMVHDMMPGTAEQLKKEMTTAYVGIDPTADSLHIGHLVSVMMLKHLQRAGHRPIVLVGGATGMIGDPSGKSEERNLLDEATLRHNQEAIKDQLSRFLDFSGGENRAGMVNNYDWMKDISFLEFIRNVGKHITVSYMMAKDSVKKRLETGLSFTEFSYQLVQGYDFLWLYENMNCKLQMGGSDQWGNIVTGTELIRRKTGGEAFALTCPLITKSDGSKFGKTEEGNVWLDRKLTSPYKFYQFWLNVSDEDAARYIKIFTILSPQEIEAATARHSEAPHERRLQKLLAREVTVMVHSEADYEAAVNASQVLFGRGTADALARLDEASFADLFEGVPRFGVKKELFAGGVGLTGLLTEHTNVFPSKGEYRRMVSGGGLAINREKVADPEMKLTDADLINGKYLLVQKGKKNWNLIVAG, via the coding sequence ATGGATTTTACAGAAGAACTGAAATGGCGCGGCATGGTGCACGATATGATGCCCGGCACCGCAGAACAGCTCAAAAAGGAGATGACCACCGCCTATGTGGGCATTGATCCCACCGCCGACTCACTTCACATCGGCCACCTCGTTTCGGTAATGATGCTGAAGCACCTGCAGCGTGCCGGACACAGGCCCATCGTACTCGTTGGCGGCGCCACCGGCATGATTGGCGACCCCAGCGGCAAGTCCGAAGAGCGCAACCTTCTCGACGAGGCCACCCTGCGGCACAACCAGGAGGCGATAAAGGATCAGCTCAGCCGTTTCCTCGATTTCAGCGGTGGTGAAAACCGTGCCGGCATGGTTAACAACTACGACTGGATGAAGGATATCTCCTTCCTTGAGTTTATACGTAACGTGGGCAAGCACATTACCGTCAGCTACATGATGGCCAAAGACTCGGTAAAGAAAAGGCTGGAGACCGGGTTGTCGTTTACCGAGTTCAGCTATCAGCTCGTTCAGGGCTATGACTTCCTCTGGCTCTATGAGAACATGAACTGCAAGTTGCAGATGGGCGGATCAGACCAGTGGGGCAACATAGTGACCGGCACCGAACTGATAAGGCGCAAGACGGGAGGCGAGGCCTTCGCACTTACCTGCCCCCTCATCACCAAGAGCGATGGCAGCAAGTTCGGCAAGACCGAGGAGGGCAATGTCTGGCTCGACAGGAAACTTACATCTCCTTATAAATTTTACCAGTTCTGGCTCAACGTGTCAGATGAGGATGCGGCGAGGTACATAAAGATATTCACCATTTTAAGTCCCCAAGAAATAGAAGCTGCCACGGCCCGGCACAGTGAGGCGCCGCATGAGAGGCGCCTGCAGAAATTGCTTGCCAGGGAGGTGACCGTTATGGTGCATTCAGAAGCGGATTACGAAGCCGCGGTCAACGCTTCCCAGGTGCTTTTCGGGCGCGGCACCGCCGATGCCCTTGCCCGGCTTGATGAGGCAAGCTTTGCCGACCTGTTCGAGGGCGTTCCCAGGTTCGGGGTCAAAAAAGAACTTTTCGCCGGTGGCGTAGGTCTTACCGGACTGCTAACCGAACACACGAATGTTTTCCCCAGCAAGGGGGAGTACCGTCGTATGGTAAGTGGGGGGGGACTGGCAATTAACAGGGAGAAGGTCGCTGATCCTGAAATGAAGCTTACAGATGCCGATCTGATAAACGGGAAGTACCTGCTTGTGCAAAAAGGCAAAAAGAACTGGAATCTTATAGTAGCCGGATAA
- a CDS encoding HlyD family efflux transporter periplasmic adaptor subunit: MNKKTMRYLVIAAVAMIILAIVGKSAGWFGQEIEIRVATENVERRTITETITANGKIRPQTEVKISPDVSGEIVELHLKEGNQVERGQLLLRINPETYISMRDRAEAAVNSARAQLANARARMAQVQAQFEQAERNYQRSLRLYEQNTISDSEYETSRSNYQVARAEVEAATQSAQSAEFSVKSAIASLNEAEENLRRTTIYAPTSGTISRLNVEQGERVVGTAQMTGTEMMRIADLTRMEVQVEVNENDIVRVKINDTAVIEVDAYMGQDFRGVVTEIANSANVTAIGSDQITNFDVKILILEESYRHLFDQLPEGRFPFLPGMSATVDIQTTTRRNILTVPIQAVTTRADTLLVARAGERNTDDSASSNSSGRDNLSEVVFVRGAENILEMKKVETGIQDNNYIEIIGGLEEGEEVITAPYSAIARTLRDGSRVKVVDRRELFN; this comes from the coding sequence AAATACGCGTCGCCACGGAGAATGTCGAGCGTCGCACCATAACCGAGACCATCACGGCCAACGGCAAGATCAGGCCACAGACGGAGGTCAAGATAAGTCCGGATGTATCGGGCGAAATTGTAGAGCTGCACCTGAAAGAGGGAAACCAGGTGGAGCGGGGACAACTACTGCTCAGGATCAATCCTGAAACCTATATCTCGATGAGGGACAGGGCCGAGGCTGCTGTAAATTCTGCCAGGGCACAGCTTGCCAATGCAAGGGCGCGGATGGCCCAGGTGCAGGCTCAGTTCGAGCAGGCAGAAAGGAACTATCAGAGAAGCCTGAGACTTTACGAACAAAACACCATATCCGACTCAGAATATGAAACTTCCAGGTCAAATTACCAGGTGGCCCGGGCCGAAGTCGAAGCTGCAACCCAGTCGGCACAATCGGCAGAATTCTCTGTCAAATCGGCCATAGCCTCCCTGAACGAGGCAGAGGAGAACCTCCGTCGCACAACCATCTACGCCCCCACCAGCGGCACCATATCGAGGCTGAACGTTGAACAGGGCGAAAGGGTTGTGGGTACTGCACAGATGACCGGTACCGAGATGATGAGAATTGCCGATCTGACACGGATGGAAGTGCAGGTAGAGGTGAACGAAAACGATATAGTAAGGGTCAAGATCAACGACACGGCGGTGATCGAGGTTGATGCCTACATGGGACAGGATTTCAGGGGCGTCGTGACGGAAATTGCAAACTCTGCCAATGTAACCGCCATCGGATCGGACCAGATCACCAACTTCGATGTTAAGATACTGATCCTTGAAGAATCATACAGACACCTCTTTGACCAGCTGCCGGAAGGACGTTTTCCTTTCCTTCCGGGAATGTCGGCCACCGTGGATATTCAGACCACAACCAGGAGAAACATACTGACGGTGCCGATCCAGGCGGTTACAACCAGGGCCGACACCCTTCTCGTTGCCCGGGCAGGGGAACGCAACACTGATGATAGCGCCAGCAGTAATAGTTCCGGCCGTGACAACCTCAGCGAGGTTGTGTTTGTAAGAGGCGCCGAAAACATACTCGAAATGAAGAAGGTCGAGACTGGAATCCAGGACAACAATTATATTGAGATCATCGGGGGACTCGAAGAGGGCGAAGAGGTGATTACAGCGCCGTACAGCGCGATAGCACGTACACTGAGGGACGGCTCGAGGGTGAAGGTGGTCGACAGGCGGGAGCTGTTCAACTGA